In a genomic window of Bemisia tabaci chromosome 1, PGI_BMITA_v3:
- the LOC109044057 gene encoding uncharacterized protein isoform X1, giving the protein MMRRLLGRFSALDVFSILFRHLNQISRYRKLKAIEEKLSDGSQLIYETRSAISSDTVSTHQVMASVEARSQSKYFDSFGNSSEFNKMFHVSADKNRPRGACFKAIDWRSESFMACPVEYFSIFGFQQHLHILHRQPNRSNFTLIQIIHEMQESKIQDADFVVHSNQLFLLVAYFSDASRLTIYRWTHPYFYKEAEEAVTSPKQLLSIDNAGHVTIVLIQGAQHFRTHECHIFKMIPISPMQTLIIRDQVIRAPFEPCVGLFALNDELLLLITDKTLGSRLYLRKSSKFTFWTRIEKIKQCKTTFVGISAQKQILIIHNSKMQLFIFEVSPEFTQSRTLLFLPGISSINDVQAEGYYLKVVLLGDDGKLKRRSINLSRKTGIPKFQNLGVVLEKLKRRKEDVEQMDNTIQAMKRTFSKVLITNERRNITGIIKCKRLVLRNGFIKHLRIVYPEQSVSHMGRMNTTLTKALKLIRYLDKVELPPITQLRLWGNLNVLFGEVNSVAIPQLSPAVLLTYKDRQFIHAPLNFTTVIVNWLLADSVNNISTDDLVLRTNTFFPKPAVMSQVECGKLKFRSAPIVNDINLNEVVTFGSKPRIITGLKTCKNLAAEKLKVFSVEKLELERNCCVEEEHPD; this is encoded by the exons ATGATGAG GAGGTTGCTTGGGCGATTTTCTGCATTGGATGTCTTTTCGATACTGTTTCGACATCTGAACCAAATCAGTCGTTAcaggaaattgaaggcgatcgAGGAAAAGCTGAGTGATGGCAGTCAGTTGATTTACGAGACGAGGAGCG CTATATCATCAGATACAGTCAGTACGCACCAAGTTATGGCCTCGGTTGAGGCGAGATCTCAATCTAAATATTTTGATTCCTTCGGTAATTCGTCAGAATTCAACAAGATGTTCCATGTCAGTGCAGACAAAAATCGTCCAAGAGGCGCTTGTTTCAAG GCTATCGATTGGCGATCCGAAAGTTTTATGGCGTGTCCGGTAgaatatttctcaatttttggctTTCAGCAGCATTTACACATACTTCATAGACAGCCAAATAGAAGTAATTTTACTCTCATCCAAATCATTCATGAGATGCAAGAAAGCAAGATTCAGGATGCTGATTTTGTCGTTCATTCAAACCAGCTTTTCCTTCTCGTTGCGTATTTCTCAGATGCATCCCGTCTGAC AATTTACAGGTGGACCCATCCGTACTTTTACAAGGAAGCAGAGGAAGCTGTTACGTCTCCTAAACAATTATTATCAATTGATAATGCAGGTCATGTGACAATAGTCTTGATTCAAGGTGCTCAGCATTTCAGAACG CACGAAtgccacattttcaaaatgataccAATCTCTCCAATGCAGACATTGATAATTCGGGACCAGGTCATCAGAGCCCCATTTGAACCGTGCGTCGGACTCTTCGCTCTAAATGATGAGCTACTGCTGTTAATTACTGACAAGACACTTGGTTCTCGTCTTTACTTGAGGAAAT CTAGCAAATTTACGTTCTGGACGAGAATAGAGAAGATAAAACAGTGCAAGACTACTTTTGTTGGAATCAGCGCGCAGAAGCAAATATTAATCATCCATAATTCAAAG ATGCAACTTTTTATCTTTGAGGTCTCGCCAGAGTTTACTCAATCTCGAACACTTCTGTTTCTCCCAGGAATTTCTAGCATTAATGATGTTCAAGCTGAGGGCTATTACCTTAAAGTAGTTTTACTTGGCGATGATGGCAAACTTAAACGTCGGAGTATCAACCTATCTC GAAAAACTGGAATACCGAAGTTTCAGAATTTAGGTGTTGTCCTAGAGAAactaaaaagaaggaaagaagacGTGGAACAGATGGACAATACGATTCAAGCCATGAAaagaactttttcaaaagtgctCATTACTAACGAGCGGAGAAATATAACAGGAATCATAAAAT GCAAGCGATTGGTATTGCGAAACGGTTTCATCAAACACTTACGTATCGTATATCCCGAGCAATCTGTTTCCCACATGGGCCGGATGAACACAACCCTTACGAAagcattgaaattgatacgGTACCTGGACAAAGTTGAGTTGCCCCCAATAACTCAGTTAAGGTTGTGGGGAAACTTGAATGTTTTGTTCGGGGAAGTGAACTCAGTAGCTATTCCTCAACTAAGTCCAGCCGTGTTGCTCACTTACAAAGACCGGCAGTTCATCCATGCCCCTCTCAACTTCACTACTGTTATCGTCAACTGGCTTTTAGCAGACTCGGTCAATAATATCTCGACGGATG ATTTGGTTTTGAGGACGAACACTTTTTTCCCCAAGCCAGCAGTAATGAGTCAAGTTGAATGCGGTAAACTAAAGTTCCGTTCCGCTCCTATTGTCAACGATATCAACTTAAATGAAGTGGTCACTTTCGGGTCCAAGCCACGAATTATTACCGGTTtgaaaacttgcaaaaatcTTGCCGCGGAGAAGTTGAAagttttttctgttgaaaag
- the LOC109044057 gene encoding uncharacterized protein isoform X2, giving the protein MASVEARSQSKYFDSFGNSSEFNKMFHVSADKNRPRGACFKAIDWRSESFMACPVEYFSIFGFQQHLHILHRQPNRSNFTLIQIIHEMQESKIQDADFVVHSNQLFLLVAYFSDASRLTIYRWTHPYFYKEAEEAVTSPKQLLSIDNAGHVTIVLIQGAQHFRTHECHIFKMIPISPMQTLIIRDQVIRAPFEPCVGLFALNDELLLLITDKTLGSRLYLRKSSKFTFWTRIEKIKQCKTTFVGISAQKQILIIHNSKMQLFIFEVSPEFTQSRTLLFLPGISSINDVQAEGYYLKVVLLGDDGKLKRRSINLSRKTGIPKFQNLGVVLEKLKRRKEDVEQMDNTIQAMKRTFSKVLITNERRNITGIIKCKRLVLRNGFIKHLRIVYPEQSVSHMGRMNTTLTKALKLIRYLDKVELPPITQLRLWGNLNVLFGEVNSVAIPQLSPAVLLTYKDRQFIHAPLNFTTVIVNWLLADSVNNISTDDLVLRTNTFFPKPAVMSQVECGKLKFRSAPIVNDINLNEVVTFGSKPRIITGLKTCKNLAAEKLKVFSVEKLELERNCCVEEEHPD; this is encoded by the exons ATGGCCTCGGTTGAGGCGAGATCTCAATCTAAATATTTTGATTCCTTCGGTAATTCGTCAGAATTCAACAAGATGTTCCATGTCAGTGCAGACAAAAATCGTCCAAGAGGCGCTTGTTTCAAG GCTATCGATTGGCGATCCGAAAGTTTTATGGCGTGTCCGGTAgaatatttctcaatttttggctTTCAGCAGCATTTACACATACTTCATAGACAGCCAAATAGAAGTAATTTTACTCTCATCCAAATCATTCATGAGATGCAAGAAAGCAAGATTCAGGATGCTGATTTTGTCGTTCATTCAAACCAGCTTTTCCTTCTCGTTGCGTATTTCTCAGATGCATCCCGTCTGAC AATTTACAGGTGGACCCATCCGTACTTTTACAAGGAAGCAGAGGAAGCTGTTACGTCTCCTAAACAATTATTATCAATTGATAATGCAGGTCATGTGACAATAGTCTTGATTCAAGGTGCTCAGCATTTCAGAACG CACGAAtgccacattttcaaaatgataccAATCTCTCCAATGCAGACATTGATAATTCGGGACCAGGTCATCAGAGCCCCATTTGAACCGTGCGTCGGACTCTTCGCTCTAAATGATGAGCTACTGCTGTTAATTACTGACAAGACACTTGGTTCTCGTCTTTACTTGAGGAAAT CTAGCAAATTTACGTTCTGGACGAGAATAGAGAAGATAAAACAGTGCAAGACTACTTTTGTTGGAATCAGCGCGCAGAAGCAAATATTAATCATCCATAATTCAAAG ATGCAACTTTTTATCTTTGAGGTCTCGCCAGAGTTTACTCAATCTCGAACACTTCTGTTTCTCCCAGGAATTTCTAGCATTAATGATGTTCAAGCTGAGGGCTATTACCTTAAAGTAGTTTTACTTGGCGATGATGGCAAACTTAAACGTCGGAGTATCAACCTATCTC GAAAAACTGGAATACCGAAGTTTCAGAATTTAGGTGTTGTCCTAGAGAAactaaaaagaaggaaagaagacGTGGAACAGATGGACAATACGATTCAAGCCATGAAaagaactttttcaaaagtgctCATTACTAACGAGCGGAGAAATATAACAGGAATCATAAAAT GCAAGCGATTGGTATTGCGAAACGGTTTCATCAAACACTTACGTATCGTATATCCCGAGCAATCTGTTTCCCACATGGGCCGGATGAACACAACCCTTACGAAagcattgaaattgatacgGTACCTGGACAAAGTTGAGTTGCCCCCAATAACTCAGTTAAGGTTGTGGGGAAACTTGAATGTTTTGTTCGGGGAAGTGAACTCAGTAGCTATTCCTCAACTAAGTCCAGCCGTGTTGCTCACTTACAAAGACCGGCAGTTCATCCATGCCCCTCTCAACTTCACTACTGTTATCGTCAACTGGCTTTTAGCAGACTCGGTCAATAATATCTCGACGGATG ATTTGGTTTTGAGGACGAACACTTTTTTCCCCAAGCCAGCAGTAATGAGTCAAGTTGAATGCGGTAAACTAAAGTTCCGTTCCGCTCCTATTGTCAACGATATCAACTTAAATGAAGTGGTCACTTTCGGGTCCAAGCCACGAATTATTACCGGTTtgaaaacttgcaaaaatcTTGCCGCGGAGAAGTTGAAagttttttctgttgaaaag
- the LOC109044057 gene encoding uncharacterized protein isoform X4, producing the protein MMRRLLGRFSALDVFSILFRHLNQISRYRKLKAIEEKLSDGSQLIYETRSAISSDTVSTHQVMASVEARSQSKYFDSFGNSSEFNKMFHVSADKNRPRGACFKAIDWRSESFMACPVEYFSIFGFQQHLHILHRQPNRSNFTLIQIIHEMQESKIQDADFVVHSNQLFLLVAYFSDASRLTIYRWTHPYFYKEAEEAVTSPKQLLSIDNAGHVTIVLIQGAQHFRTHECHIFKMIPISPMQTLIIRDQVIRAPFEPCVGLFALNDELLLLITDKTLGSRLYLRKSSKFTFWTRIEKIKQCKTTFVGISAQKQILIIHNSKMQLFIFEVSPEFTQSRTLLFLPGISSINDVQAEGYYLKVVLLGDDGKLKRRSINLSRKTGIPKFQNLGVVLEKLKRRKEDVEQMDNTIQAMKRTFSKVLITNERRNITGIIKYLVLRTNTFFPKPAVMSQVECGKLKFRSAPIVNDINLNEVVTFGSKPRIITGLKTCKNLAAEKLKVFSVEKLELERNCCVEEEHPD; encoded by the exons ATGATGAG GAGGTTGCTTGGGCGATTTTCTGCATTGGATGTCTTTTCGATACTGTTTCGACATCTGAACCAAATCAGTCGTTAcaggaaattgaaggcgatcgAGGAAAAGCTGAGTGATGGCAGTCAGTTGATTTACGAGACGAGGAGCG CTATATCATCAGATACAGTCAGTACGCACCAAGTTATGGCCTCGGTTGAGGCGAGATCTCAATCTAAATATTTTGATTCCTTCGGTAATTCGTCAGAATTCAACAAGATGTTCCATGTCAGTGCAGACAAAAATCGTCCAAGAGGCGCTTGTTTCAAG GCTATCGATTGGCGATCCGAAAGTTTTATGGCGTGTCCGGTAgaatatttctcaatttttggctTTCAGCAGCATTTACACATACTTCATAGACAGCCAAATAGAAGTAATTTTACTCTCATCCAAATCATTCATGAGATGCAAGAAAGCAAGATTCAGGATGCTGATTTTGTCGTTCATTCAAACCAGCTTTTCCTTCTCGTTGCGTATTTCTCAGATGCATCCCGTCTGAC AATTTACAGGTGGACCCATCCGTACTTTTACAAGGAAGCAGAGGAAGCTGTTACGTCTCCTAAACAATTATTATCAATTGATAATGCAGGTCATGTGACAATAGTCTTGATTCAAGGTGCTCAGCATTTCAGAACG CACGAAtgccacattttcaaaatgataccAATCTCTCCAATGCAGACATTGATAATTCGGGACCAGGTCATCAGAGCCCCATTTGAACCGTGCGTCGGACTCTTCGCTCTAAATGATGAGCTACTGCTGTTAATTACTGACAAGACACTTGGTTCTCGTCTTTACTTGAGGAAAT CTAGCAAATTTACGTTCTGGACGAGAATAGAGAAGATAAAACAGTGCAAGACTACTTTTGTTGGAATCAGCGCGCAGAAGCAAATATTAATCATCCATAATTCAAAG ATGCAACTTTTTATCTTTGAGGTCTCGCCAGAGTTTACTCAATCTCGAACACTTCTGTTTCTCCCAGGAATTTCTAGCATTAATGATGTTCAAGCTGAGGGCTATTACCTTAAAGTAGTTTTACTTGGCGATGATGGCAAACTTAAACGTCGGAGTATCAACCTATCTC GAAAAACTGGAATACCGAAGTTTCAGAATTTAGGTGTTGTCCTAGAGAAactaaaaagaaggaaagaagacGTGGAACAGATGGACAATACGATTCAAGCCATGAAaagaactttttcaaaagtgctCATTACTAACGAGCGGAGAAATATAACAGGAATCATAAAAT ATTTGGTTTTGAGGACGAACACTTTTTTCCCCAAGCCAGCAGTAATGAGTCAAGTTGAATGCGGTAAACTAAAGTTCCGTTCCGCTCCTATTGTCAACGATATCAACTTAAATGAAGTGGTCACTTTCGGGTCCAAGCCACGAATTATTACCGGTTtgaaaacttgcaaaaatcTTGCCGCGGAGAAGTTGAAagttttttctgttgaaaag
- the LOC109044057 gene encoding uncharacterized protein isoform X3 produces the protein MMRRLLGRFSALDVFSILFRHLNQISRYRKLKAIEEKLSDGSQLIYETRSAISSDTVSTHQVMASVEARSQSKYFDSFGNSSEFNKMFHVSADKNRPRGACFKAIDWRSESFMACPVEYFSIFGFQQHLHILHRQPNRSNFTLIQIIHEMQESKIQDADFVVHSNQLFLLVAYFSDASRLTIYRWTHPYFYKEAEEAVTSPKQLLSIDNAGHVTIVLIQGAQHFRTHECHIFKMIPISPMQTLIIRDQVIRAPFEPCVGLFALNDELLLLITDKTLGSRLYLRKSSKFTFWTRIEKIKQCKTTFVGISAQKQILIIHNSKMQLFIFEVSPEFTQSRTLLFLPGISSINDVQAEGYYLKVVLLGDDGKLKRRSINLSRKTGIPKFQNLGVVLEKLKRRKEDVEQMDNTIQAMKRTFSKVLITNERRNITGIIKCKRLVLRNGFIKHLRIVYPEQSVSHMGRMNTTLTKALKLIRYLDKVELPPITQLRLWGNLNVLFGEVNSVAIPQLSPAVLLTYKDRQFIHAPLNFTTVIVNWLLADSVNNISTDAGAREKLLR, from the exons ATGATGAG GAGGTTGCTTGGGCGATTTTCTGCATTGGATGTCTTTTCGATACTGTTTCGACATCTGAACCAAATCAGTCGTTAcaggaaattgaaggcgatcgAGGAAAAGCTGAGTGATGGCAGTCAGTTGATTTACGAGACGAGGAGCG CTATATCATCAGATACAGTCAGTACGCACCAAGTTATGGCCTCGGTTGAGGCGAGATCTCAATCTAAATATTTTGATTCCTTCGGTAATTCGTCAGAATTCAACAAGATGTTCCATGTCAGTGCAGACAAAAATCGTCCAAGAGGCGCTTGTTTCAAG GCTATCGATTGGCGATCCGAAAGTTTTATGGCGTGTCCGGTAgaatatttctcaatttttggctTTCAGCAGCATTTACACATACTTCATAGACAGCCAAATAGAAGTAATTTTACTCTCATCCAAATCATTCATGAGATGCAAGAAAGCAAGATTCAGGATGCTGATTTTGTCGTTCATTCAAACCAGCTTTTCCTTCTCGTTGCGTATTTCTCAGATGCATCCCGTCTGAC AATTTACAGGTGGACCCATCCGTACTTTTACAAGGAAGCAGAGGAAGCTGTTACGTCTCCTAAACAATTATTATCAATTGATAATGCAGGTCATGTGACAATAGTCTTGATTCAAGGTGCTCAGCATTTCAGAACG CACGAAtgccacattttcaaaatgataccAATCTCTCCAATGCAGACATTGATAATTCGGGACCAGGTCATCAGAGCCCCATTTGAACCGTGCGTCGGACTCTTCGCTCTAAATGATGAGCTACTGCTGTTAATTACTGACAAGACACTTGGTTCTCGTCTTTACTTGAGGAAAT CTAGCAAATTTACGTTCTGGACGAGAATAGAGAAGATAAAACAGTGCAAGACTACTTTTGTTGGAATCAGCGCGCAGAAGCAAATATTAATCATCCATAATTCAAAG ATGCAACTTTTTATCTTTGAGGTCTCGCCAGAGTTTACTCAATCTCGAACACTTCTGTTTCTCCCAGGAATTTCTAGCATTAATGATGTTCAAGCTGAGGGCTATTACCTTAAAGTAGTTTTACTTGGCGATGATGGCAAACTTAAACGTCGGAGTATCAACCTATCTC GAAAAACTGGAATACCGAAGTTTCAGAATTTAGGTGTTGTCCTAGAGAAactaaaaagaaggaaagaagacGTGGAACAGATGGACAATACGATTCAAGCCATGAAaagaactttttcaaaagtgctCATTACTAACGAGCGGAGAAATATAACAGGAATCATAAAAT GCAAGCGATTGGTATTGCGAAACGGTTTCATCAAACACTTACGTATCGTATATCCCGAGCAATCTGTTTCCCACATGGGCCGGATGAACACAACCCTTACGAAagcattgaaattgatacgGTACCTGGACAAAGTTGAGTTGCCCCCAATAACTCAGTTAAGGTTGTGGGGAAACTTGAATGTTTTGTTCGGGGAAGTGAACTCAGTAGCTATTCCTCAACTAAGTCCAGCCGTGTTGCTCACTTACAAAGACCGGCAGTTCATCCATGCCCCTCTCAACTTCACTACTGTTATCGTCAACTGGCTTTTAGCAGACTCGGTCAATAATATCTCGACGGATG